Proteins encoded by one window of Pseudomonas sp. PSKL.D1:
- a CDS encoding ABC transporter substrate-binding protein, with protein MPTLHRLFALGTLALALTACSPADNTSASKTLNIAFWGDNTTLVSVDPFQVYWLEHRVLLRNVAESLTDQDPETGRIIPWLATSWEVGSDALSYTFHLRQDVTFSNGERFDAHAVKTAFDSNKAFATQLPATFGATYLAGYDHAEVIDDFTVRLVLAKPNAGFLQATSTTNLAILAPASYQLTAQERSLGNIIGTGPFVLEHYTPEVGARLVKRADYAWASANVRNQGAAHLDAVDISYIPEESVRNGLFLQGKADILWPRNPFSEVDLKLFQSKGATIQSRSLPGPALNLYPNTRNDRLLGDRQVRLALQKAIDRTSYAHTVYNADFPVVTGVYDVTTPYFKPQADKLAYDPKGAEQLLDAAGWHRGDDGYRHKNGQRLTLRYNLTPAESAGDVLVQDQLRKVGIDLKLNVLTRAEWVAGNAAGTYDLTSTYMTRADPIILQTILDPRAANSATVATNTYEPHTLAKAQALFDTGITATADAQRAQAYGQLQDLLVDEASAFPLYERVWQAATAPRVKDFRWTAEGFAFLSDIQVAQP; from the coding sequence ATGCCCACACTCCACCGCCTGTTCGCCCTCGGCACCCTCGCCCTGGCCCTCACCGCCTGCTCTCCCGCAGACAACACCAGCGCCAGCAAAACCCTCAACATCGCCTTCTGGGGCGACAACACCACGCTGGTCAGCGTTGACCCGTTCCAGGTCTACTGGCTGGAACACCGCGTCTTGCTGCGCAACGTCGCCGAGTCACTCACCGACCAGGACCCGGAAACCGGCCGCATCATCCCGTGGCTGGCCACAAGCTGGGAGGTGGGCAGCGATGCCCTGAGCTACACCTTCCACCTGCGCCAGGACGTCACCTTCAGCAACGGCGAACGCTTCGACGCCCACGCGGTTAAAACCGCCTTCGACAGCAACAAGGCCTTCGCCACCCAGTTGCCAGCCACGTTCGGCGCCACCTACCTGGCCGGCTACGACCACGCCGAGGTGATTGACGACTTCACCGTGCGCCTGGTGCTGGCAAAACCCAACGCCGGCTTCCTGCAGGCCACCTCCACCACCAACCTGGCGATCCTGGCCCCGGCCTCCTACCAGCTGACTGCCCAGGAGCGCTCACTGGGCAATATCATCGGCACCGGCCCGTTTGTGCTTGAGCACTACACCCCGGAAGTCGGCGCGCGCCTGGTCAAACGGGCGGACTATGCCTGGGCCTCGGCCAACGTGCGCAACCAGGGCGCCGCGCACCTGGATGCGGTGGACATCAGCTACATCCCCGAAGAAAGCGTGCGCAACGGTTTGTTCCTGCAGGGCAAGGCCGACATCCTGTGGCCGCGCAACCCCTTCTCGGAAGTCGACCTGAAACTGTTCCAGTCCAAGGGTGCAACCATCCAAAGCCGCTCCCTGCCCGGGCCAGCGCTGAACCTGTACCCCAACACCCGCAACGACCGCCTGCTGGGCGACCGCCAGGTGCGCCTGGCCTTGCAAAAAGCGATCGACCGCACCAGTTACGCGCACACCGTGTACAACGCCGACTTCCCGGTGGTCACAGGCGTTTATGACGTGACCACGCCGTACTTCAAGCCCCAGGCCGACAAACTCGCCTACGACCCCAAGGGCGCTGAACAGCTGCTCGACGCCGCTGGCTGGCACCGGGGCGACGACGGCTACCGGCACAAGAACGGCCAGCGCCTGACCCTGCGCTACAACCTCACCCCTGCCGAAAGCGCCGGTGACGTGCTGGTGCAGGACCAACTGCGCAAGGTCGGCATCGACCTCAAGCTGAACGTGCTCACCCGCGCCGAATGGGTAGCAGGCAACGCGGCAGGCACCTACGACCTGACCTCCACCTACATGACCCGCGCCGACCCGATCATCCTGCAGACCATCCTCGACCCCCGCGCCGCCAACAGCGCGACGGTGGCCACCAACACCTACGAGCCCCACACCCTGGCCAAGGCGCAGGCGCTGTTCGACACCGGTATCACCGCCACCGCCGACGCGCAACGGGCTCAGGCCTATGGCCAGCTGCAGGATTTGCTGGTCGATGAAGCCAGCGCGTTCCCGCTGTACGAGCGTGTTTGGCAGGCTGCCACTGCACCACGGGTGAAAGACTTCCGCTGGACCGCCGAAGGCTTTGCCTTCCTCAGCGACATTCAGGTCGCCCAGCCATGA
- a CDS encoding class II aldolase/adducin family protein, translating to MSSLSAVTTTPHNVRDRVSAEEWEVRVKLAAAYRLAALFRWTDHIYTHFSARVPGPDEHFLINAFGLLFDEITASNLVKVDVDGTIIDDPLGLGINQAGYVIHSAIHRARPDLHAVLHTHTRDGAAVSAQRGGLLPISQHALAYYSRVVYHDYEGVALDLDEQQRLVANLGDSNILILRNHGLLTGGISVEHAFRELHGLERACNIQVAAQAGGNDQLLHASEAAIAKVHEQSKRFSDGKGEGIQRHWDALIRQLDREGRDYQA from the coding sequence ATGAGTTCACTGTCTGCCGTCACCACCACACCCCATAACGTCCGCGACCGGGTCAGCGCCGAAGAATGGGAGGTGCGGGTAAAGCTGGCCGCCGCCTACCGCCTGGCCGCGCTGTTTCGCTGGACCGACCACATCTACACGCACTTCTCCGCCCGCGTGCCGGGGCCGGATGAACACTTCCTGATCAACGCCTTCGGCTTGCTGTTTGACGAGATCACCGCCTCCAACCTGGTCAAGGTGGATGTCGATGGCACGATTATCGACGACCCGCTGGGCCTGGGCATCAACCAGGCCGGCTACGTGATTCACAGCGCCATCCACCGCGCCCGCCCCGACCTGCACGCGGTGCTGCACACGCACACCCGCGACGGCGCGGCGGTATCGGCCCAGCGCGGCGGCCTGCTGCCGATCTCCCAGCACGCGCTGGCCTACTACAGCCGGGTGGTTTACCACGACTACGAAGGCGTGGCCCTGGACCTGGACGAGCAGCAGCGGCTGGTGGCCAACCTGGGCGACAGCAACATCCTGATCCTGCGCAACCATGGGCTGCTTACCGGCGGCATCAGCGTGGAGCACGCGTTCCGCGAACTGCATGGGCTGGAGCGGGCCTGCAACATCCAGGTGGCGGCGCAGGCCGGCGGCAATGACCAGTTGCTGCATGCGTCGGAGGCGGCGATTGCCAAGGTGCATGAGCAGTCGAAGCGGTTTTCCGATGGCAAGGGGGAAGGCATCCAGCGGCATTGGGATGCGTTGATTCGGCAGTTGGACCGTGAAGGACGCGATTACCAAGCCTGA
- a CDS encoding acyl-CoA dehydrogenase family protein: MSHPSDSALAELTQALAANAERYDRSAAFPQDNFDLLHRLGLLAYTVPQALGGSGADLANARRVISAVAKGDPATALILVMQYLQHFRLQDDPRWPRHLRQRVAHDAVQQGALINALRVEPDLGTPARGGLPATVARRTAEGWRLSGRKIYSTGSHGLTWYLVWGRSDDRDPLVGGFLVHRDTPGITIIDDWDHLGMRATCSHEVRFDNVLIPFDHAVSVSPASAPQAELDGESLLWMAVLLPAVYDGVARAARDWLVAFLKQRAPSNLGAPLATLPRFQDALGRIDTLLFANHSLLDSAAAGHVGPQHAGQVKHLVSSNAIQAVELAIEATGNPGLSRRNPLERHYRDVLCSRIHTPQDDVVFGQVGRTALA, from the coding sequence ATGAGTCACCCGTCCGACAGCGCGCTCGCCGAATTGACGCAGGCCCTTGCGGCCAATGCCGAGCGCTACGACCGCAGTGCCGCCTTCCCCCAGGATAATTTCGACCTGCTGCACCGCCTGGGGCTTTTGGCCTACACGGTCCCCCAAGCCCTAGGCGGCAGTGGTGCCGACCTGGCCAACGCCCGCCGGGTAATCAGTGCCGTGGCCAAAGGCGACCCGGCCACCGCGCTGATCCTGGTAATGCAGTACCTGCAGCACTTTCGCCTGCAGGACGACCCGCGCTGGCCCCGCCACCTTCGCCAGCGCGTCGCTCACGATGCCGTGCAGCAGGGTGCGCTGATCAACGCCCTGCGCGTCGAACCCGATCTTGGTACCCCGGCCCGGGGCGGCCTGCCGGCTACCGTGGCGCGGCGCACCGCCGAAGGCTGGCGGCTGAGCGGGCGCAAGATCTACTCCACCGGCAGCCACGGCCTGACCTGGTACCTGGTGTGGGGCCGCAGCGATGACCGCGACCCGCTGGTGGGCGGATTTCTGGTACACCGCGACACACCCGGCATCACCATCATCGATGACTGGGACCACCTTGGCATGCGTGCTACCTGCAGCCATGAGGTGCGTTTCGACAACGTGCTGATCCCCTTCGACCACGCTGTCAGCGTCAGCCCCGCAAGCGCGCCGCAAGCCGAACTGGACGGCGAAAGCCTGTTGTGGATGGCCGTGCTGCTGCCGGCGGTATACGACGGCGTGGCCCGCGCCGCGCGGGATTGGCTGGTGGCATTTCTCAAGCAGCGTGCGCCTTCGAATTTGGGTGCCCCTTTGGCCACCCTGCCCCGTTTCCAGGATGCACTCGGGCGCATCGACACCCTGCTGTTCGCCAACCATAGCCTGCTGGATTCGGCCGCTGCAGGGCACGTCGGCCCGCAGCATGCCGGGCAGGTCAAACACCTGGTGAGCAGCAACGCGATCCAGGCCGTTGAGCTGGCCATCGAAGCCACCGGCAACCCCGGCTTGTCACGCCGCAACCCGCTGGAACGGCATTACCGCGACGTGCTGTGCAGCCGCATTCATACCCCACAGGACGATGTGGTGTTCGGCCAGGTCGGCCGCACCGCACTGGCATAA